One Trichosurus vulpecula isolate mTriVul1 chromosome 7, mTriVul1.pri, whole genome shotgun sequence genomic region harbors:
- the CTTNBP2NL gene encoding CTTNBP2 N-terminal-like protein, with protein sequence MNLEKLSKPELLTLFSILEGELEARDLVIEALKAQHRDTFIEERYGKYNISDPLMALQRDFETLKEENHGDKQPVSPHPLSVLKAVMKQCRNMQERMLSQLAAAESRHRKVILDLEEERQRHAQDTAEGDDVTYMLEKERERLTQQLEFEKSQVKKFEKEQKKLSSQLEEERSRHKQLSSMLVMECKKATSKAAEEGQKAGELSLRLEKEKSRVSKLEEELAAERKRGLQTEAQVEKQLSEFDIEREQLRAKLKREESRTKTLKEEMESLRKTVRDLEAAQPSSSAGEHTRTPGTMSRGTTTDSPWLVSVFCQTENLQAERTHGSSTSKVTAVGSPGPSPSTHSSYAKTNGHCDMEMQTNRDLLPSSGTESLMPPREKSAGSTQDNMIENGGSPVGTEPPTPLATHLPSTGSSLSPNSTAASSLTSSPCSSPVLSKRLVGSAANSPGYQSSYQVGINQRFHAARHKFQAQADQDQQTSGLQSPPSRDLSPTLVDNSAAKQLARNTVTQVLSRFTSQQGPIKPVSPNSSPFGTDYRNLANTTSPRSDTSHSPTPGKGSSPLSPLSPGIKSPTIPRAERGNPPPIPPKKPGLTPAPSPTTPLTRTPSQATSLGTTDDLSSSCSANAVVANGKDIEILLPTSS encoded by the exons gCCCAACATAGAGACACTTTCATTGAAGAGCGCTATGGAAAATATAACATCAGTGATCCTTTAATGGCCCTACAGAGAGATTTTGAAACACTCAAGGAGGAAAATCATGGAGATAAGCAACCTGTCAGCCCCCACCCCCTGTCTGTTCTTAAGGCGGTGATGAAGCAGTGCAGAAACATGCAAGAACGCATGCTGTCCCAGCTGGCTGCCGCAGAAAGTCGGCACCGCAAG GTGATCCTAGACCttgaggaagaaagacagagacatgcACAAGACACTGCTGAAGGAGATGATGTCACATACATGTTGGAGAAGGAGCGAGAACGGCTCACTCAGCAG CTGGAATTTGAAAAGTCTCAagtgaaaaaatttgaaaaggagcaaaagaaGCTCTCTAGCCAGTTGGAGGAAGAGAGGTCCCGCCACAAACAGCTTTCTTCCATGCTGGTGATGGAGTGCAAGAAAGCCACCAGCAAGGCCGCAGAGGAGGGCCAAAAAGCCGGGGAGCTGAGCCTGAgactggagaaagagaagagccgCGTGAGCAAGCTGGAGGAAGAGCTGGCTGCAGAGCGGAAGCGGGGCCTGCAGACGGAGGCCCAGGTGGAGAAGCAGCTGTCAGAGTTTGACATCGAGAGGGAGCAGCTGAGGGCTAAGCTGAAGCGGGAGGAAAGCCGCACCAAGACTCTCAAGGAGGAAATGGAGAGTTTGAGGAAGACCGTGAGGGACCTGGAGGCTGCTCAGCCAAGCAGCAGTGCTGGTGAGCACACAAGGACGCCTGGGACCATGTCCAGAGGCACCACCACCGACTCCCCTTGGCTGGTGTCCGTGTTTTGCCAAACTGAGAACCTTCAAGCAGAAAGAACCCATGGGAGTAGCACAAGCAAAGTAACAGCTGTTGGGTCACCGGGACCTTCCCCATCCACACACTCATCATATGCAAAAACCAATGGCCATTGTGACATGGAAATGCAAACCAACAGGGATTTGTTACCAAGCAGTGGGACAGAAAGTCTGATGCCACCAAGGGAGAAATCTGCTGGGTCCACCCAAGATAATATGATAGAGAATGGTGGGTCTCCTGTAGGGACAGAGCCTCCCACTCCCCTAGCCACTCACCTCCCCTCCACAGGGAGCTCTCTGTCTCCAAATAGCACTGCTGCCTCCTCTTTGACCTCCTCCCCTTGTTCTTCACCAGTCCTAAGTAAACGCTTAGTGGGGTCAGCAGCCAACAGCCCCGGCTACCAGTCATCCTACCAAGTGGGTATCAACCAACGGTTTCATGCAGCTCGACACAAATTCCAGGCCCAAGCTGATCAGGACCAACAGACCAGTGGCCTGCAGAGCCCACCCTCTAGAGATCTGTCACCCACCCTTGTGGACAACTCTGCTGCCAAGCAGCTGGCCCGAAACACAGTCACTCAAGTGCTCTCCAGGTTCACCAGCCAACAAGGGCCCATTAAGCCCGTTTCTCCCAACAGCTCTCCCTTTGGCACAGACTATCGCAATCTGGCCAATACCACCAGCCCAAGAAGTGACACCAGCCATTCACCCACTCCAGGGAAAGGCTCCAGCCCTCTGAGCCCCCTGTCTCCTGGCATCAAATCACCTACCATCCCCAGAGCTGAAAGAGGGAACCCTCCACCCATCCCTCCCAAAAAGCCTGGCCTTACCCCAGCGCCATCCCCTACCACTCCACTAACCAGAACCCCTTCACAGGCCACCTCTTTAGGCACCACGGATGATCTTTCCAGTAGCTGCTCTGCCAATGCTGTTGTAGCCAATGGCAAAGATATCGAGATACTCCTGCCTACCAGCAGCTAG